GGAGCGCGCGTACGGCGTCGGGGTATTCGGAGCGGACGTAGATGTAGCCCTCGCTGGCCCCGACCGCGTGGGCGGCGATGGTCATGCCCTCGATCAGGGTGAACGGGTCGCCCTCCATCAGCATCCGGTCGGCGAATGTCCCGCTGTCGCCCTCGTCCGCGTTGCAGCAGATGAACTTGAGCGGGCCGGGGGTGTCGAGCACGGTCTTCCACTTGATGCCGGCGGGGAAGCCGGCGCCGCCGCGTCCGCGCAGGCCGGATTCGGTGACCTCGGCGACCACCTCGGCCGGGGTCAGGCTCAGCGCCCGGCGGAGCCCGGCCAGGCCGCCGTGCGCGACGTAGTCCTGCGGGGAGAGGGGGTCGGTGACCCCGACCCGGGCGAAGCAGAGCCGGGTCTGGTCCCGTAGCCACGGCAGGTCCTCGACCACGCCCTGGCAGAGGTCGTGGTCGGCGCCGTCGAGCAGTCCTTCGGCGACGAGTCCGGCGACGTCGTCCGGTCCGACCGGCCCATAGCCGATCCGGCCGCGTTCGGTCTCGACCTCGACCAGGGTTTCCAGCCAGAGCATGCCGCGTGATCCGTTGCGGACCAGTCGGATCGGTCGGCCGGCGGCTGCCGCCTCATGTTCGATCGTCGCGGCGACCAGGTCGGCGCCGACGGAGAGCGCGGCCGAGTCGCGGGGTACGTAGATCGTGACCGGGGTCGTCATGAGCTCACCGTTTCCGTGACCAGGATGGCGTCCAGCCGCTTCGCGTCGACCCGGCCGAGGACCCGGCCGTTGACCTGGGCGGCCGGGCCGAGGGCACAGTTGCCGAGGCAGAACACCTGTTCGAGGGTGACCGAGCCGTCCGATGTGGTCTGTCCGACCTTGATGCCGAGCACCTGTTCGGCATGTGAGACGACCTGTTCGGCGCCGACCGACTGGCAGGCTTCGGCTCGGCAGAGCTTGATCGTGGTGCGGCCGGCGGGTTCGGAGCGGAAGTCCGAGTAGAAGGTGATCACGCCGTGGACGTCGGCGCGGGAGAGGTTCAGCTCCGCGGCCAGCACCGGCACGATCTCCTGGTCGACCCAGCCGAATTCCTCCTGGATCCGGTGCAGGATCGGCAATAGCGCCCCTCGATCGCCTCGGTGTGCCGCGACCAGCGCACGCACCCGGTCCTTGACCGAGGTATCAGGACTGTCCACTGCCATCCCACCTCCACATTGCCCACCGCTACCGGTGTTTACAATACTGTAGCCTGAATATCGTATGCAATACTGGCTCGTTTTGCCCCGCCACACGGGCCGGCACCAGCCGGCTGACCTGGGGTCCCTGCCGCACACCGAAACGATTTCCGGATGTGCCGTGGGTGGCATTCGTACCCCCGGGACGGTCGGGGTCGTGCCGACGAGGCGGCGTCCTGCGTCCATCATGCTGCACCGGACGCCACCATGACAGGTTGATCTTTGTTGAGATATGTGCGACGTTGCGCCGATGGGGATTCGGCAGCGGGCACTCGTCACCGGCGGATCACGCGGCGTCGGCGCGGCCGTCGCCGTCACACTCGCGCGGGCCGGCTACACGATCGCCGTGCAGTGCCGGGCGGACATCACGTCGGCCCGGTCGGTCCTCGAATCGCTCCCCGGCGACGGGCACACCATCGTCACCGGTGACCTGGCCGACCCGGCCGGGGCGCAGGCGTCGGTCACCGCCGCGGTCGAGGCGCTCGGCGGGGTGGACCTGCTGGTCAACAACGCCGGCCGGTACGTCGAACTCCCCGTCACCACCACCTCGTACGCCGACTGGCAGGCGAACTGGCGGGAGACCCTCGACGTCAACCTGCACGGCGCCGCGAACGTCACCTGGTGCGTGGTGCACCACCTGCTCGGCCGCCCCGAGGGTCCGGCGGGTGGACGGATCGTCAACATCGGTTCCCGGGGCGCGTTCCGGGGCGAGCCGCACGCGCCCGCGTACGGCGCCAGCAAGGCCGCACTGCACTCACTGACCCAGTCCCTCGCCGTCGACCTCGCCCCGCACGGCATCGCCGTCGCGGCGGTCGCGCCGGGCTTCATCCGTACCGAGATGGTCGCGCCCCTGCTCGACGGCCCGGACGGTGACGCCGTCCGGGCGCAGAGCCCGTTCAACCGGGTCGCCGAGCCGGCCGAGGTCGCCGCCGCGGTCGCCTGGCTCGCCGCACCGGAGGCGGTCTGGGCCAGCGGTGCGATCCTCGACCTCAACGGCGCCTCACACCTCCGCTGACCGGTGCCCCACGACGATGGGCTGAGCCTGCGACACGCGACGGGGCCTGCGGCACGCGACGGGTCCTGACCCCGGGCCGGGGCGTCAGGTCATCGCCTGGACGGACGCCTCCGACCCGGCCGCCTCGACGTTCCACTGTTTACCGAGAGCGGTCAGGCCCTCCAGGGCGATCCGCCCGTACTCGACCGGCACCTGCGGGTCGGCGACGAGTCGGCCGTCGTGCACGTCGAGGCCGAGCATCGTACGGACGAAGAGCATCGGCGCCGCCGCCGACCAGGCCTGCGGGCTGCACGCGGTCGGGTACGGCACCGGCAACCGGCCGTACGAGCGGTCGTAGCCGGAGAACGCCTCGGGCAGCCGGTAGCCGGAGTACTTGGCCGCCTCCATCATGGCCATGATGATGCGGTTCGCCTCCTGCCGGAAGCCGTAGCGGGCCAGGCCGGCGGCGATCAGCGAGTTGTCGTGTGGCCAGACCGTGCCCGAGTGGTAGCCGATCGGGTTGAACCCCCGGTCCTGGCTGGAGGTGGTACGGATGCCCCAGCCGGAGAACATCGCCTCCGACATCAACTGGTTCGCCAGGATGATCGCCCGCCCGGGTGTGACGATCCCGCTCCAGAGCAGCTGACCCATGTTCGACGTCATCGAGTCGATCTTGCGCTTGTCGCCGTCGAGTCCGACCGCGTAGTACCCGCCGCGCTCGTCGATCCAGAAGTCCCGGTTGAACCGCTCGTACAGCTCGGCGGCCTGGGCGCGTTGCCGCTGGGCCAGCTCCGGGTTGCGTAACGGACCGTCGGCCAGCTCCGCGACGCGCCTTCTCGCGTCGTAGGTGTAGCCCTGGATCTCACAGGTGGCGATCGGCAGCACCGGGATGGACCCGTCGGCGAACTTGATCCCGTCCCACGAGTCGCGCCAGCACTGGTTGCCGAGTCCCTGGCTGGAGCGGGTGGCGTACTCGATGTAGCCGTCCCCGTCCGGATCGCCGTAGTGGTCCATCCAGTACAACGCGGCGTCGATGTTCTCCCGGAAACCGAGCACGAACTCGTCGTCGTGGGTCCACCGCCAGTACTCGGAGAGCAGGATGAGCCAGAGCTGGGTGGCGTCGGCGGTGCCGTAGTACGGGTCGTGCGGCTTCTGCTTCAACTGGGTGAGCTCGCCGCTGCGGATTTCGTGCAGGATCTTTCCGGGCTCCTCGTCCCGGAAGTCGTCGAAGTGGCGGCCCTGGGCGGTCGCGAGCGCGAGCAGCGTGCCCCTGGCCAGGGTGGGCCCGAAGGCCATTGTCTGATAGGCACTGATCAGGGAGTCGCGGCCGAAGATGGTGAGGAACCAGGGCAGCCCGGCCGCGGGGAGGATGATCGGTACCCCGCCCGCGGACTTCTCGATCCGGAGTGCGCCCAGATCCGACTTCGACTTCTCCATCACGTCGCGGAGCAGTTCCGACTCGAGCCGCCAGGTGGGACACTCCCTGCTCCAGGTACTGATCGCGTCGTCCCGATCGCTGTCGAATGCCTCACCGAAACGCCGATGTTTCGGCGCCACCTGCAGCGGGCCGAACTCGAGCGGGATCGTGAGTTCGCAGCGCCATGCCTGGTCCGGTTCGAGGTCCACCCGCCAGATCAGTTCGTCGCCCTCGGTCCGGTCGGCCGGCGGCACCGCCTGCACCCGGGTGCTGGCACGGAAGGTGCCGTTCGTATATGAGAAGTCCAGGTACGTGCCATCCGACCCGTGCCGGCGGGTGATCGTCTCAGAGCGGTCCGAGATGCACTCCTTGATCTCGAAGAGGTCGGCGAAGTCGGTGCCCGCCGACAACCTCAGGTCGAACGAGATCGGTTCGTTCGTGAAGTTCTCCAGTTCGACCCGCTCGTGCATACCGTCACTGATGAAGCGCTGCCGCCGTACGCCGATGCTGCTCGACGGTATGCCGTCGATGTCGGCGTTGGTGAGGAAGAAGGCCGCCGAGTAGTCCTCCACCGTCCCGGAACTCAGCAGCAGGAGCGGTTTGTCCGCGATGCGGAGTTCCCACCGGCTGAGGAACCGGGTGTCGTCGTGGACCAGCCCGCCGATGGAACCCTGCGGAATGTCGCCGGTCGCGTCCGAGATCATGAACGATCTGCCCTCGACCACCGCGACCGCGTCCGGGCCCAGCTCCGGCGGCAGATCGCGGACAACCGCGCTCGGTACCTCGGTTTCCGAGACCACCCCGGGCAT
The Micromonospora pisi DNA segment above includes these coding regions:
- a CDS encoding formate dehydrogenase subunit gamma, translating into MDSPDTSVKDRVRALVAAHRGDRGALLPILHRIQEEFGWVDQEIVPVLAAELNLSRADVHGVITFYSDFRSEPAGRTTIKLCRAEACQSVGAEQVVSHAEQVLGIKVGQTTSDGSVTLEQVFCLGNCALGPAAQVNGRVLGRVDAKRLDAILVTETVSS
- a CDS encoding SDR family NAD(P)-dependent oxidoreductase yields the protein MGIRQRALVTGGSRGVGAAVAVTLARAGYTIAVQCRADITSARSVLESLPGDGHTIVTGDLADPAGAQASVTAAVEALGGVDLLVNNAGRYVELPVTTTSYADWQANWRETLDVNLHGAANVTWCVVHHLLGRPEGPAGGRIVNIGSRGAFRGEPHAPAYGASKAALHSLTQSLAVDLAPHGIAVAAVAPGFIRTEMVAPLLDGPDGDAVRAQSPFNRVAEPAEVAAAVAWLAAPEAVWASGAILDLNGASHLR
- a CDS encoding glycogen debranching N-terminal domain-containing protein, which encodes MTDRARRPTPADPMPGVVSETEVPSAVVRDLPPELGPDAVAVVEGRSFMISDATGDIPQGSIGGLVHDDTRFLSRWELRIADKPLLLLSSGTVEDYSAAFFLTNADIDGIPSSSIGVRRQRFISDGMHERVELENFTNEPISFDLRLSAGTDFADLFEIKECISDRSETITRRHGSDGTYLDFSYTNGTFRASTRVQAVPPADRTEGDELIWRVDLEPDQAWRCELTIPLEFGPLQVAPKHRRFGEAFDSDRDDAISTWSRECPTWRLESELLRDVMEKSKSDLGALRIEKSAGGVPIILPAAGLPWFLTIFGRDSLISAYQTMAFGPTLARGTLLALATAQGRHFDDFRDEEPGKILHEIRSGELTQLKQKPHDPYYGTADATQLWLILLSEYWRWTHDDEFVLGFRENIDAALYWMDHYGDPDGDGYIEYATRSSQGLGNQCWRDSWDGIKFADGSIPVLPIATCEIQGYTYDARRRVAELADGPLRNPELAQRQRAQAAELYERFNRDFWIDERGGYYAVGLDGDKRKIDSMTSNMGQLLWSGIVTPGRAIILANQLMSEAMFSGWGIRTTSSQDRGFNPIGYHSGTVWPHDNSLIAAGLARYGFRQEANRIIMAMMEAAKYSGYRLPEAFSGYDRSYGRLPVPYPTACSPQAWSAAAPMLFVRTMLGLDVHDGRLVADPQVPVEYGRIALEGLTALGKQWNVEAAGSEASVQAMT